The following is a genomic window from Rhodospirillaceae bacterium.
CGATGATATTCATGACTTCAGAAACTCCGGCTCGTTCGCGCCGTTTATCGATAATCGCAAGATCAGTATTGAGTCTTTTCGCAATCGCCCGCGCTCTGACAACGCCACCAACATCCGGTGAAATAATCATTGGGCCACCGTTGCCTTGGTAACGTTCTTTGATGTCATCGGCAAAGACTGGCTGAGCATAGAGATTGTCTAAGGGGATATCGAAGAATCCTTGAATTTGCCCGGAGTGGAGATCAAGCGTTAAAACGCGGCTAGCACCGGCTTGGTTGATAAGATTTGCAACCAATTTGGCTGTAATCGGGGTGCGCGGTGCGGTTTTGCGATCCTGTCGTGCATATCCGTAATAGGGAATGACGGCTGTAACGCGCTCTGCAGAGGCGCGGCGCAAGGCATCCAGTGTGACCAGCAACTCCATTAGGTTATCGTTTGCTGGATATGATGTGGGTTGAACGACGAATACATCTTCGCCACGCACATTCTCGTGGATCTCGACAAAGACCTCCATGTCTGAAAAGCGTTTCACTGACGCGTTGGTCATCTCCACATGTAAGTAAGCCGCAATAGCTTCTGCGAGCGGCCGATTGGCGTTGCCAGCCAATAATTTCATGAAGTCAGCCCCCTCGCGGCATGCACCCTACAACCCGGCTATTGGTGCCGCTCTCCAGCCGTATCGAACCGGCGAAAACCTACCAACCTGTCACAGCTCTGTAAACGTTCTGTCGCGCTGAATCCTTTGAAATCTAGTGCTTATCCACAGATTGTTGGGTTCATCGCCGCGGTACGACCTGTGAGGAAACAATCTGAAGTAGGCCTGGAAAAGCGCTATCGACGATGGCTTCGGCAATTTGCCCCCAAGCCCCGTCGAGCTGACCGCGCGGGATTCGATTATCTAGCCTCACGTCACCGAGGTTTTCTCCGTCTGGGGAGAGAATGCTCCACAGGATTGAGACGTCGTCCTGTGCAGCATCGAAAATACTGAGTGAAATGCGGGCGGATATAATAAAGTCTGCTTCGTCTTCTGGGGGCTGGAAGCCTTCAGCAAGAAGCCGGTTCGCAAGTGCGCGGCCCAAAGCTTGGGCCCCGTCGCCTGGGGCGGTTTCAGGACGTTGGATGGTCACAGTTAAACCCGCCCAGGGTTTGGTCTCTGGCAGGTTCGGTGTTGTGGCAACTGGCGGGGCTAAAAGTAAAATCAGTTGGGCTGATATGTTGTTGGCAATCGCATCTAAAGCCACTTCGTTTTTATCGGTCCAGGCGAGGCTATTTATTTCAATCTCTTGGTTTAACCGCTCTATGATTTCTCCCAGCCTGTTCAGCAATCGCCAATCGAATGCGACCTGAGCGACGCCGTTTTCAATGGTGGAATCATTGAGGTTTCCTTCGACGGTAAAACCAAGCACGCCTGCGCGGTCCAAGGCTTCTGCTGGAATTTCCTGTTGCCTTAACGTCTCAGCAATGCTGTTCGCAACATAGCGTCCTGACGAGTCATCAAGACCTGCTGGTGGTAATATCCCAATTCCTGCCCCGCTGGGATTTGCGAGCAAGGGGTTTCTATTGTTCTGTGCGCGCCGGAAAGGCTGGGGAACATTACCGCATCCCGCCAAACTGATCAGTGCGGCAAAG
Proteins encoded in this region:
- a CDS encoding ribose-phosphate pyrophosphokinase; this translates as MKLLAGNANRPLAEAIAAYLHVEMTNASVKRFSDMEVFVEIHENVRGEDVFVVQPTSYPANDNLMELLVTLDALRRASAERVTAVIPYYGYARQDRKTAPRTPITAKLVANLINQAGASRVLTLDLHSGQIQGFFDIPLDNLYAQPVFADDIKERYQGNGGPMIISPDVGGVVRARAIAKRLNTDLAIIDKRRERAGVSEVMNIIGDVKDRDCILVDDIVDSAGTLCNAAVALMKNGAKTVSAYVTHGVLSGGAVGRVSASPMTELVITDSIQATEAVRLADNVRQISIAPLMAEAVKRISSESSVSSLFD